Proteins found in one Maridesulfovibrio sp. genomic segment:
- a CDS encoding late competence development ComFB family protein, translating to MLSKEKFFSTGEIVNLAEQAVYEELKALIKRADIEFCQCDKCLFDIVCVVLNKMPSLYSSSIADRAYPSSGFKADYEKLKALAATELPIAINQIKNRLHH from the coding sequence ATGCTGTCCAAGGAAAAATTTTTTAGCACCGGTGAAATTGTTAATCTTGCTGAACAGGCTGTCTATGAAGAGTTGAAGGCACTGATTAAAAGGGCTGACATTGAATTCTGCCAGTGCGACAAGTGTCTTTTCGATATTGTCTGTGTTGTTTTGAATAAAATGCCAAGCCTCTATTCATCCAGCATCGCGGATCGGGCGTACCCCAGCTCCGGCTTCAAGGCTGATTATGAAAAACTTAAGGCTTTGGCCGCCACTGAATTGCCCATAGCTATCAATCAGATCAAAAATAGACTGCATCATTAG
- a CDS encoding efflux RND transporter periplasmic adaptor subunit, producing MNFFFREVTGRKNCAALLFIMLLVSFLLAGCFDEGKKEQDAAKPTPVKVIKIDEQSFPVMGEYVAQIQALKTVEIKARVQGHLKQRLFTEGDPVKEGQLLFVIDPRPYEEALKRSQAELASAKASLAKASKDYKRFKALFDQGAVSREEFDSKITDKQVLEANVSNAKAEVGEAKLNLGFTRITSPMDGMIGRTHVDPGTLVAAESTVLATVSAVDPVYVNFSIPEKEYLVAIRDIEARKKAGKPDRPSALRMILADGGYYDYNGTFNMADRAVDSSTGTLGIRAKFPNPERILRDGQYAKVVAKLKDYPHALVVPTRSMLDVQGRKSLLAVVNGTVVEKPVTIDYSDDQNAVIKTGIQSGTMIIVDGVNRIRPGTSVVPEILKNPSEVTKE from the coding sequence GTGAATTTCTTTTTTCGTGAGGTTACCGGGCGGAAGAATTGTGCCGCATTGCTTTTTATCATGTTATTAGTCTCCTTTTTATTGGCAGGGTGTTTTGATGAAGGTAAAAAGGAACAAGATGCGGCAAAACCTACTCCTGTTAAAGTTATAAAAATAGATGAGCAGTCCTTTCCGGTTATGGGCGAGTATGTGGCCCAGATTCAGGCTCTTAAAACCGTTGAAATAAAGGCCCGCGTACAGGGACATCTTAAACAGAGGCTTTTCACCGAAGGTGACCCGGTCAAAGAAGGTCAGCTCCTTTTTGTCATTGACCCGCGTCCTTATGAGGAAGCTTTAAAAAGATCCCAGGCGGAACTGGCCAGCGCAAAAGCCTCTCTCGCAAAGGCCAGCAAAGACTATAAACGGTTTAAGGCCCTTTTCGATCAGGGGGCGGTCAGCCGTGAGGAGTTCGATTCTAAAATCACCGACAAACAGGTTCTGGAAGCCAATGTGAGCAATGCCAAGGCTGAGGTTGGAGAGGCAAAGTTGAATTTAGGCTTTACCCGCATAACATCTCCAATGGACGGTATGATCGGACGTACTCATGTCGACCCCGGTACTCTGGTTGCAGCGGAGTCAACTGTACTGGCAACTGTTTCAGCGGTTGATCCGGTTTATGTAAATTTCAGTATTCCCGAAAAAGAATATCTTGTGGCTATCCGTGATATTGAAGCCAGAAAAAAGGCAGGCAAGCCGGATAGACCCAGTGCTTTGCGTATGATTTTGGCCGACGGAGGCTACTACGATTATAACGGCACCTTTAATATGGCCGACAGGGCTGTTGATTCCTCTACCGGTACGCTGGGTATCAGGGCGAAGTTCCCCAATCCAGAGAGAATCCTGCGTGACGGTCAGTATGCCAAGGTAGTGGCAAAGCTTAAGGATTATCCTCATGCACTTGTGGTCCCCACAAGATCCATGCTGGATGTGCAGGGACGTAAATCCTTATTAGCCGTCGTCAACGGTACTGTTGTCGAAAAACCGGTAACAATTGACTATTCGGATGATCAAAATGCTGTGATAAAAACAGGAATACAATCTGGAACCATGATTATCGTCGACGGTGTAAACAGAATTCGTCCCGGAACTTCGGTTGTCCCAGAGATTCTTAAAAATCCATCCGAAGTAACCAAAGAGTAA
- a CDS encoding multidrug efflux RND transporter permease subunit gives MVNFFIDRPIFSSVISIIITMVGLLSIFTLPIAQYPEIAPPTVQISAQYTGASAGVVEETVAAPIEEQVNGAQDMLYMSSISSNDGRMVLNVTFDLGRDLELATVDVQNRVSLATPQLPSDVTKSGVSVKKQSSSMICVISLLSPDGTFDSLFLNNYAKINLFDAVSRIPGVGSVSLFGDQDYGMRIWLDPDKMARMAITADDVISAVQKQNLQAPAGQVGQPPASAGQQFQLTVRVKGRLSEPEEFGNIIIKSKPDGSNVRIRDVARVKMGSKSYSAFGRQGEIDSAMLLIYQLPGANALDIVENVRSTMKQLSAEFPTGMKYDIPYDTTLFVTASIDEVLDTLYEAMALVFIVVFIFLQNLRATIVPMVAVPVSLIGTFAFFQVLGFSINTLTLFGMVLAIGIVVDDAIVVVEAVQAKIDEKGLDSKTATKEAMKEVSGPIMATTAVLIAVFVPVAFMGGITGQLYKQFALTLAVSVAISSINALTFSPAMSALVLRPQKKMRGPLGWFFEKFNKYFSKVTSGYTLGVRLIIRKSIIALGIFGILLFGAYTLFKTVPTGFVPNEDQGYFMINVQLPEGASLERSDAAVHKVEEILKNEPGVETYFALGGFNLITGAYSSYTSTLFASLTPWDERTDPQLHVNAILRKVQQKVMEIQEARIICFNPPPINGIGSTGGLQFELQDRSGGTVEELSQVAQDYMAELRKRPELTGIFSTFSANVPQLFVNVDRDKVSKLGIPLNEVFTAMQTFLGGYYINDFNKYGRTYRVLAQADSQFRTSPGDVSKFYVRGDTGKMIPLSTLVSQKKIFGPEYIQRYNLFRTIEITAANAPGYSTGQAMAIMEKVARDTLPRGYGFDWTNIAFQEKKSGGEIIVIFALAVMMVFLVLAAQYESWIIPLAIVFAVPLGVFGAITGQFLRGLDNNVYAQIGLIMLVGLAAKNAILIVEFAKEKYEHGATLVDAAVQAAHQRFRPILMTSFAFILGVVPLVIAQGAGSASRHALGTSVFSGMIAATLLGVVFVPLFYVVLARLQVGRKHEDKPDSSDE, from the coding sequence ATGGTCAATTTTTTTATCGACAGACCCATTTTTTCGTCCGTTATTTCCATCATTATCACAATGGTGGGCTTACTGAGTATTTTTACTCTGCCTATTGCGCAATACCCTGAAATCGCACCCCCTACAGTACAGATTTCCGCCCAGTATACCGGTGCCAGCGCGGGGGTTGTGGAAGAAACCGTTGCGGCCCCTATCGAGGAGCAGGTCAACGGCGCGCAGGACATGCTTTATATGAGTTCCATCAGCTCGAATGACGGACGTATGGTCCTCAATGTTACCTTTGATCTCGGGCGAGATCTGGAACTTGCCACTGTTGATGTTCAGAACAGGGTCAGTCTGGCTACTCCCCAGCTCCCTTCAGACGTGACCAAGTCCGGTGTCAGTGTTAAAAAGCAGTCCTCCAGTATGATCTGCGTGATCAGTCTTCTTTCGCCTGACGGAACATTCGATTCCCTTTTCTTGAACAACTACGCCAAGATCAATCTTTTCGATGCTGTTTCCCGTATCCCCGGTGTGGGGAGTGTCTCCCTTTTCGGTGATCAGGATTACGGCATGCGCATCTGGCTTGACCCGGATAAAATGGCCCGGATGGCAATCACTGCCGATGATGTTATTTCAGCGGTACAGAAGCAGAATCTGCAGGCCCCGGCAGGGCAGGTGGGGCAGCCTCCGGCTTCAGCCGGACAGCAGTTTCAGTTGACTGTGCGGGTTAAGGGACGGCTTAGCGAACCGGAAGAGTTCGGTAATATTATTATCAAATCCAAGCCGGACGGGAGTAATGTCCGCATCCGCGATGTGGCCCGTGTTAAAATGGGTTCAAAATCCTACTCCGCCTTTGGCCGTCAGGGTGAAATCGACTCCGCAATGCTGCTGATTTATCAGCTCCCCGGAGCTAACGCCCTTGATATTGTGGAGAATGTCCGCTCTACCATGAAACAGCTTTCCGCTGAGTTTCCCACCGGGATGAAGTATGACATTCCCTATGATACCACCCTGTTCGTCACAGCTTCAATTGATGAAGTTTTGGATACCCTTTATGAGGCCATGGCGCTGGTCTTCATCGTTGTTTTTATCTTTTTGCAGAATCTGCGGGCGACCATTGTTCCCATGGTCGCAGTACCGGTATCACTGATTGGTACTTTCGCATTCTTTCAGGTTCTCGGTTTTTCCATCAATACCCTGACCTTGTTCGGTATGGTTTTGGCCATCGGTATTGTTGTTGACGATGCCATCGTTGTTGTTGAGGCGGTGCAGGCCAAGATTGATGAGAAAGGCTTGGATTCCAAGACGGCCACTAAGGAGGCCATGAAAGAAGTTTCCGGGCCTATTATGGCGACTACCGCAGTACTTATCGCCGTATTCGTACCCGTTGCCTTCATGGGGGGGATTACCGGACAGCTTTATAAACAGTTTGCGTTGACCCTTGCGGTTTCGGTAGCCATCTCGTCCATCAACGCTTTGACATTTTCTCCGGCCATGTCGGCTCTGGTGCTGCGTCCGCAAAAGAAGATGCGCGGTCCGCTGGGATGGTTTTTTGAAAAGTTCAATAAATATTTCAGCAAAGTTACTTCCGGCTATACTCTCGGGGTCCGGCTGATTATCCGTAAGTCAATAATTGCGCTGGGTATTTTCGGGATATTGCTGTTCGGGGCATACACACTGTTCAAAACAGTTCCCACCGGCTTCGTTCCCAACGAAGATCAGGGGTATTTCATGATAAATGTGCAGCTGCCTGAAGGAGCTTCACTTGAACGCTCCGATGCCGCCGTTCATAAGGTCGAGGAAATCCTCAAGAATGAACCGGGGGTTGAAACATATTTTGCTCTGGGTGGATTTAACCTGATAACCGGGGCATATTCTTCATACACGTCGACTCTGTTCGCTTCACTTACACCGTGGGATGAGCGTACTGATCCGCAACTGCATGTAAATGCTATTCTGCGTAAAGTGCAGCAGAAAGTTATGGAGATTCAGGAAGCCAGAATTATCTGCTTCAATCCCCCGCCGATTAACGGTATCGGTTCTACCGGAGGATTGCAGTTTGAGTTGCAGGACCGCTCCGGAGGAACGGTTGAGGAACTGTCTCAAGTGGCGCAGGATTACATGGCCGAACTTCGTAAGCGTCCAGAATTAACAGGTATATTCTCCACCTTCAGCGCGAATGTCCCCCAGCTGTTTGTTAATGTGGATCGTGATAAGGTCAGCAAGCTTGGTATTCCGCTTAACGAGGTCTTTACCGCTATGCAGACTTTTCTCGGCGGTTATTACATTAACGATTTCAATAAATATGGCAGGACCTACCGGGTCTTGGCTCAGGCTGACTCTCAATTCAGAACCAGCCCGGGCGATGTCTCTAAATTCTATGTGCGTGGTGATACGGGAAAGATGATTCCCCTATCCACATTGGTTAGCCAGAAAAAAATATTCGGCCCGGAATATATACAGCGTTACAACTTGTTCCGGACCATTGAGATTACCGCCGCAAATGCTCCCGGATACAGTACCGGGCAGGCTATGGCGATAATGGAAAAGGTGGCTCGTGACACTCTGCCCAGAGGTTACGGATTTGACTGGACCAACATAGCGTTTCAGGAAAAGAAATCCGGTGGGGAAATTATCGTTATTTTTGCCCTTGCAGTTATGATGGTTTTTCTTGTGCTGGCTGCTCAGTATGAAAGCTGGATTATCCCGCTGGCGATTGTGTTCGCAGTTCCACTGGGTGTGTTCGGTGCAATTACCGGTCAGTTCCTGCGAGGGCTGGATAACAATGTCTATGCCCAGATCGGATTGATCATGCTGGTTGGACTTGCGGCTAAGAATGCAATTTTGATTGTGGAATTCGCTAAAGAAAAATATGAGCATGGCGCTACCCTTGTGGATGCTGCCGTGCAGGCGGCACATCAGCGTTTCCGTCCTATCCTGATGACTTCCTTCGCGTTTATCCTGGGGGTTGTTCCTCTGGTTATCGCTCAGGGAGCCGGATCGGCCAGTCGCCATGCTCTGGGTACTTCCGTTTTTTCGGGAATGATTGCGGCCACTCTTTTGGGAGTCGTCTTTGTGCCGCTCTTTTATGTGGTTCTGGCACGGTTACAAGTTGGCCGTAAGCATGAGGATAAGCCTGATTCCAGTGATGAGTAA
- a CDS encoding phosphatase PAP2 family protein translates to MTTKQLSFYTLAGGVATLLLVILFYQSLDLPIAKAAHTLKGTFAVTLSKLISDLASKHVIQTISFFALIGGAVDGLCNGFGKRSKALLLVALSTLSAMLIGDELKWFFGRCRPPMFFEDGSYGFTWFSDKYLQNSFPSGHTLRIFSLTASLALLLPRKKYIPLLLAVLVGISRVIAGKHYPADVIFGCFIGVTCSFWAYYFIYSVPERSSH, encoded by the coding sequence ATGACTACGAAACAACTCAGCTTTTACACACTTGCGGGAGGAGTTGCCACTCTGCTGCTGGTTATTCTTTTTTACCAGTCGTTGGACCTGCCCATAGCCAAAGCGGCTCACACCCTGAAAGGAACTTTCGCGGTCACTCTTAGTAAGTTAATCAGTGACCTCGCTTCAAAGCATGTAATTCAAACAATTTCATTTTTCGCTCTTATAGGCGGAGCCGTGGACGGACTGTGCAATGGATTTGGTAAAAGGAGCAAAGCACTGCTGCTTGTTGCGCTTTCGACCTTATCCGCCATGCTCATCGGTGATGAACTTAAATGGTTCTTCGGCCGCTGCCGTCCGCCAATGTTCTTTGAAGACGGATCTTACGGGTTCACCTGGTTTTCCGATAAATATCTGCAGAATTCATTTCCGTCAGGACATACCTTGCGCATTTTTTCGCTGACCGCTTCCCTGGCACTGCTTTTACCCCGTAAAAAATATATCCCGCTTTTGCTGGCTGTACTGGTCGGTATAAGCCGGGTTATTGCTGGTAAACATTATCCCGCAGACGTTATCTTCGGATGTTTCATCGGAGTAACCTGCTCCTTCTGGGCGTACTATTTCATTTATTCTGTACCGGAAAGATCCTCTCATTAA